TATTTGTATCTCATTCACAGAAGATGTAACTAACCAAAAACAGTATTTTTGAACCCAGTATCCCTTGTATCTTATTTGCCACTTCCTTTCATACACAGCTGTCACATCATCCACTAACACTACCTTCTCATAAATCCCTCTCTCCCCTTCCACCGGTCTAAATCCTCTCAACTTAACGTCTTCTTCATCTGTCGATATTAATCTGTATCCTTTCAAAATGTAAGTCCCCGGGATATAGCAATTTTCATAACAATATTCTTTGCCTCTGTAAACACAGACTTTCTCACATCCATACAACATCCTAAATAGCATCAGTATCGCCTCCTTACTCCTCAAAATGTATAAATCTTTTTTCTGCTTCAGAATATCTTGCTATCACTTTCATATTCTTATTTCCTCTCATTTCTATCAAAAATGCACCATCTTTTAAACTTAGGGGATTTTCAAACTGAACAAAATACTCCGGTATTGCCTTGTCTTTCATTTGATACATTACATCATTGCTTATATGCTCACTGTATCCAGCACCTGCAGCTGTAAATCCAGTCCCTGTGAATGGTTTGGAAAGATACCTTTTCGCTAACTCTTCATCCTCCTCAAATAAAATAAAATGTTCTTTGCGAATACCCAAATTAGCAAGCTCCTCATCCGAAATGTCTTCAAACATATTTTTGCTAACTGGAATTTTTATCTTGTCTACGTCCTTCGTTTTAAATACCAATATATAGCATGATATTTCATTATAATTAATATCAGATAGCTTATTATGATCCGGAAATGGTGAATCTTTGTAATCTAACCTTAGTCGTGCTACAAGTTCCTCACAAGTCTTAGTGTCTTCAAGGTCAGCTGCACACGCTATAAATCCACTTACAGATGGATTTTCCGCATTTATATAATATTTATTTAACATCACATCATCAGGGCTTAGAACTCTTATTAATACTGTATCCTCATCTGGTTTTGGTATTGAGCTTCTAATTTTAAGCAATATTTTCCTTACTTCAGATGGAAGTTTTTGTTCTTTTTCGTCATGAACAAATCTCTTAATGTACTCTAAAAACTCTTCTTTCGAAAGTGAATTTCCTATAAGAACATTATCTAATTCCTGGGTAAAAGATTTTCTGCCTTCGTCAAGTTTACCAAAACCTTCTTTTTCAATTATCTTAAATTTTTCGGCTACATCTAGCCATTTTCCCCAAAGTTTAGTCTCCTCAGGTGTGCAGTCATTATGCACAAGCAATCCAGAGCTTCCAACAAAGTAAGTATGATAATCTTCTATGTTGAGATTATAAATTTTTACAGGTGCGCTTAACTTCTCAACTTCTACTTCATATACTACTTTCATTATACCATCTTGTGTTACTATTTTGTCACCACTTTTTATATCCTCAGCTGCTTCCCACCAGCCCGAATCTGTAAAGAATAAGTGCGATTTCGTAGTTTTTACTTCATCATCTCCAACTTTGATATGAACAATCTCTTCCGCACTCTTGACATAAATCTGTTTAACTTTCTTATAAGCTGTCTTACCTGTATTGACATCCTTCGCAAAAACAAAATCACCTATCTTTATCTCATCTATCCTCTTTTTACCCTCTTTTGTAATAACAATTGTGTCCCCGGTAAAGCAACCTTCTTCTAAAAATTTTAGTGATTCTTCAGCCGAATCCTCACTCATTCCCTCTTCTATTAATTTCTTCTTCAGTTTTGCCCTTGATAAGCCAAATTCACATCCATCCACTGTTGTTAAATCTAACTCATCTTCAATCCTGTACACAGACCTAATCTTTTCAAAAACTCTTCCCACAGATGTTTTCAAGTAGTCCTTTATTGTTTCCACTACCTCAACAACTTTGAGAGCTGCTTCACGAGATAGTATCTTGAATTTTTCAAGCTTATTTACCTTAACAGCTAAACTGTCCATTTTTTCAATAAGCGCAGGGTCAATACCTCTTGCCATAGCTTTTACTGCACTATCACCATAATTGTTGATCACCCTCGCAGCATCTGGACCATACCTCTTTATAGCCTCAATCGCATCAGGACCGTATCTTGCTGCAACTTCAGCAACTTCATCTCCAAATTGTTCAGCTATCTGGGCTATCTCATCCAGTTGATTTTTTACCGTCTTGAATAACGTCATAATACCCGGTACTAAATATTCAATTACCTTAAATACTCCAAATGTAGCAATATTTAGTATCAACTCGCCAAACAGTTGGCTTGCATATTCATAATCTCTTGTCTCCCAGTACAAAATTATTGTTTCTAACGTCATAATGAGATTGATTGTGCTGATTACAAACAATGAATAGAATATAATTGCTAAAAGCGGATTGGTTGCAGCAATTAAAGCACAAGATATTTGCAGTACATCAAATATAGCCCAAGCAAGTGTAGTTAAACTAACCAGCGCAACCATAACATCAATAGCTGCAGAACCACCTGCAAGCCCTCCGCTTATCATGTATCCTGCTGCGCCAGTTTCCGGATCTAAAACTATATAACCTGCTCCCTGCCAGTTGTAGTACCTTATCTCTTTTTGCGGTATTATTACTATCTTCCCGCTGTTAACAGCATTGGTGATATCTGTTTTAACATGCTCGGAAACATCCAGTTCATTTATTCTGTCAATGTTATCCTTGCCTATAGTATATATAGGTATCCATCTATTGCTTGCTTCTGTAAGTATCTTTACTGCTGAAACTGAAGGTAATTTAAATATTTGTTCGTGTATCCCATGCTCTAGCGCAGAAGCTATTACTCCTGATGTTATCATATATCCTCGTTCGCTCTGCTTTTTACCCTCAAGACTAACAACACCCATTACATCATGGTCTACATCAATATAAAACGAACCGCCTGTTACCTCAACAGGAGTATTGAATATATACTTTACAGTTGGGCTGTAGCCGGTCATTGCTTCACTAACTTGGCGAACAGAACTTACCTTCATTGCTCTTGCCATAATTGAATTAAATGCATCAAGCTGAGCAAAGTATGTCTTACCTGCACTATTTAAAATCTCTCCCATTACCTGATCTGTATAAATGCTTTCCTCATTTACTGTATCTTTTATGACTGACACTCTCTCTTTGATAGCATCAAGTTCTTTAACATCAATCTTGCCAAAATCAAAACATATGCTATAAAATCCTCCAACAGTGACAGTGTTGGTTATCTTCTCAACAGTTCTTCCTACATGTCCTATCTCAATTGTAAATTCCTGCCTATTTCCAAATCCTGCTGCCTTACCTTCTGCAACAACCCGGCCATCTATTTTCAGCTGCGGTTTCAACTGAACCATATAAGCAGGTGTTTTAAATAACCCGCCGTAATGATTGATAATTTCTTCGTCCTCATGTGTGGCTGGAATCCATGAAAGAGTTATCTTTTTACCATATAGTTCAACTGCCTTGAACTGAATACTAAAATCATACGTTCCTGAAAAATTCAAGTTGAACGGTTCATTTCCCCTGATTGAAAATCCTATTTTCTCACTACTTGCATCAGGTATCGTATTTGTTTTTGCAAGTACTGTAACTATCTTGAATGGCAATGTAATAGGAAGCATCCCCAGCTTTTCAGGCTTTATTTTCTTGCCACCTATCAATTTGTTAGTATCAACATTACTAAGATTATTCCCCTCAATGTAGGCTTGCAGCTTCCCTTTAATCTCATCCATGAAGCTGCTCATCTTTTCGATATCTATTTTCGTGATGGTCTCGCCATCTCTTTCACCACTAACTTTAAATGCATCCATAATTTGCTCATCTGTGACTTTGGTGACTGCTTTAATATCCAAACCCGATTCTACACTATATTGTTTGAAACTTGGATCTAGAGGAACCCACACTTTTTGACCTTTCATAGCCCCTGCGCCGCGATAGTAATCATAGGGTACATATGCTTCTACCCAAACATGCTCAAATCGAACAGCAACAATTGCACCACCAGACACAACAGATTCGGTAGGTATACCAAGAGAGCCAAGCACTTTTACAGCTGCTTCGGCAGTTTGAGCACCTGTCCAATTTTTTACCTTCTCCACAGGCACTTCAACAATACCTTTAACATATCGTGAAGGAATGCCCTTGTATCTTAACATTGCTATCAAGAGCGACGCTTGGTCATAGTCATTGCCGGCTAACTGGTTTAACGTACCAGTTGCACCTTTTCTCGAACCATAGTAAGGCTCAAAATCTATGTTGTTTTTTACAAATTCATACATTCTCACTGGTGTTTTGAGTGAATCAGCTAAATTTTTGATTTCCTGTGTAAATTTTGTCTCAGCAGTCTCAGCCAAATCCGCATCAACAGGAGTCTTTGGCAACACATTTGCCAAAGACTCCTGTTGTGCAACACTATACCCAGATGCTGCGGCTTCATTACCAATTGCTGGTTTAGGTGGAGTTAAGCTAGCATTGTTATGAGGAAGTGTACCCAATGGTTGCTGGGGCTGTTCAGGATTTAATATATTCTCTATCTCCTGAAGTTTGTTCCTTAGAAGTTCCATGTCCTTACCTTTGTATTCTTTTACGCGGTTCAAAAGTTCATCAAGCTTATCAAATAAGACTTCAAAATTGTTCAATTTCTTTTCCAATTCAGATTTAAACCGATTATGTCTTTGCTTGGCTTTAGTTGCATTCAACTTGTCAAGTATTTTACTGTTTTTGTCAAGTTCTGTAACAATAGATTTTCTAATCTCTTTTAAAACCTTTTTTATGTTTTTTATATCAGATTTCACTTTATCTATGTCATTGGCTTCAATGTCTGCTTTGAGCTTCTCATACAGTTTATATATTTCATCTGTGAAACAGCCAAGTTTTGTTCTGGTTTTTGGAATTTCATATTTTCTCTCAAACGTCGTTGTTTTAAAAGTACTCTCAACTTGTTTTGCCTGTTTTGCTAAAGCAAACTGTTGAGTTGGAAGTATAAAGTTAAATATAAATGCAACTAATAATACAATAGCAATCAGTCTTGATAATTTACTGCGCACCATTCCAAAACCATCCTCCCTACACATCTTTATTTTTCTTTGATTTTAGTTCGCTAAAAGCAGATATATCCCAGACCTCACTTAAGGTTCTAGCATCTCAATATCACGTGCTGTTGGTGTTGCTTCAAAATGCAAGCATGTTATTTTAATACTCTTGGCATAAATTCTTCCTGTTAATTTGAATTTATTCACATTTATATATACCGTCCCATTAGGAGCATATATAATTCCTTTTAATTCTACTTCTGAAGCATGTATGTTTATATCCCCATTTTCTGAACAAATAACAATTCCATTCTCACAGCTGCTTTTTACACTTCTTAAATTAAATGAAATATTGTTCTTAGATATCAAATAACCGCCAATTGTAAGATCATTCCCATTCACTTCAATACAACTTTCACTTATGACGTTTCCTGGTATATTGATTCCATTTCCATAATCAATAATCCTCATCTCATTTACGGTGGTTGCACTTTGTTGAGCTTTACTTCTAATTTCTTCTACTACGTTAGGTATATCTACATAAGGAGCATTACTTAGCACATTACATATGTTTGTTGTCTGGAACCATGTGTTTATTACACCAACACTTGAACAGGTGCCGTTTATATTCAACGTTGTCCCAGCAGATTGAATATTGCTATTGCTATGAACATCTCCATTTACACAGCCTTCATAAACATAAATCTCCAATGGATTTACACTGCTCGACGAAAATAAGGTATAACCAAATGCTGGACTTGATAATTTCTCTGAACCTTTTACAAGTATATAATCACTGTCTAATGTTACTTTTTCTGTATCATAAACAACATCAAGAATTACTAAATATGTTCCTCTTTTTAATGGAGTATGTTTCCATGTATTACTAATATATACACTTTGACCAACTCCTATATTTATATTGTTTTCTGTTAATGTATCAACCATCTCCATACTTACAGGATTAATAATTTTTACTTGCGAAGTAATAGCACCAATTTCTGTATTCCCTGTATTTGTAAGAACATAGTCGAATATAACATCATCTGTTGAGCGTATAACTCTTGGTTTGACTTCAAGCTCTCCTCTTAGCCCTTTATAAGTACTTCCAATAATTCTGAACATTGTGGTAGTTTTTGCGATTACTTCATTGCCTTTGTATACCTCTGAAACAACCGTGTAATCTCCTAAACTACTCTTTGAAGTATTCCACGAACTTTTTATAGTTTTTGTCTCACCCTGAAGTATTTCCTCAATATTAGTAACTTTACTCCATACTTCTTCACCATTTAAATTAATAATTTTTGTCTTTACAGTAAGCCCCTTTTCAATACTGTTTGTACTGCCATTTTTGATTGTTTCAGTTATGTTCACATCTTCATCAGCACAATATTCCACTTTATCAGTAACCACTCTGTTATAAATTTCCCCATCAGGTCTGATAACAAAATTGCATTCATTGACAGCAGCTATAACATTTTCTTTTTTCCAAGTAGCTCTTACAATATAATAACCAGCTAATGTTGTTCCTGTTTCCCATTTGCATAATATGTTTTTCTTCTCACCCTCATACAGCTCAACTGGTATGTCATTAACAACATTTGCAACCAAATTTTTATTCCTATCTAAAATATCTACTCTCAATTTCCACTGTGTCTTTAAATTGCTGCTATTTTCACCATATATACTTATATTTACAGTTTCTCCTCTTTCATATTCATATTTGTCAGTAAATAGGTCAGTTTTCAAACTGTTTGTACCAACAACAGTTACATTAACAAAATCCGGTTCTGATTCAACTTTCCCATCATTTACTACAAGCATTATTTTAGTAGTTCCCTCAGATAGAATAATCTCTGGCTGGTTCCCCTCTGCCTGGCCTCCGTCCCATATCCATTTGTATGTTAAATTGTCGCCATCTGGATCGTATGAACCTGTCCCATCTAACAGCACTTTGGCTTTTCCATCTGACCCTGCTTGAACTGTTATATCATCACCTGCATCTGCTATTGGTGCTCTATTATAACTGTTAATTGATATATCTTCTAATATCGGTGTTTCTAAATTAGAAGTTTTTAATTTTACTTCTACTTGAACAAACCTGCCAATTAAGTCTTTAATTTCGACATTATTTTGAACCTGGATGTAAGGTTTGGATTCTAACTCTTCTAAAGTATTAGCAGCTTTCGCACTTACAGTAATATCTGTTCCTGCAGGCTTTTTCTCATGCCAACTGATACTCTTCCATCTACAATTTTCCTCTCCTTCATCATGAATCACTGTCCATGTCCCCTCATGTGCAGTAATATTTTTAAGATGAAAGCCTGTCATATCACTATACGTATATGGACTAGCACCAACAGGGTAAAAACCAACGATTGTTCCATCGGTTTTAATCTTTGCTGCGTTACTTGTCGAATAATTAACTGCCCATACATATCCCTCTCCGTCTACTCCAACACCAATAGGGCCTTGTCCGTTAGGGTAAAGTTTTACAGACATCAAGAATTTCCCATCCGGTGAAAATTTGTTTAATACGTGATTACCAGAATATGCTGCCCAAATATTACCCTCATTATCAACTGCCACTCCTCTTCCATATGAACCATCTCCATAATGGATCGAATACTGCTCGGTAACTGGATCAAATCTTATAATTCCCCCTGAAGAAGTAAATGAAGGTGACCATACAATCCCTT
The sequence above is drawn from the Caldicellulosiruptor bescii DSM 6725 genome and encodes:
- a CDS encoding polymorphic toxin-type HINT domain-containing protein, with the protein product MVRSKLSRLIAIVLLVAFIFNFILPTQQFALAKQAKQVESTFKTTTFERKYEIPKTRTKLGCFTDEIYKLYEKLKADIEANDIDKVKSDIKNIKKVLKEIRKSIVTELDKNSKILDKLNATKAKQRHNRFKSELEKKLNNFEVLFDKLDELLNRVKEYKGKDMELLRNKLQEIENILNPEQPQQPLGTLPHNNASLTPPKPAIGNEAAASGYSVAQQESLANVLPKTPVDADLAETAETKFTQEIKNLADSLKTPVRMYEFVKNNIDFEPYYGSRKGATGTLNQLAGNDYDQASLLIAMLRYKGIPSRYVKGIVEVPVEKVKNWTGAQTAEAAVKVLGSLGIPTESVVSGGAIVAVRFEHVWVEAYVPYDYYRGAGAMKGQKVWVPLDPSFKQYSVESGLDIKAVTKVTDEQIMDAFKVSGERDGETITKIDIEKMSSFMDEIKGKLQAYIEGNNLSNVDTNKLIGGKKIKPEKLGMLPITLPFKIVTVLAKTNTIPDASSEKIGFSIRGNEPFNLNFSGTYDFSIQFKAVELYGKKITLSWIPATHEDEEIINHYGGLFKTPAYMVQLKPQLKIDGRVVAEGKAAGFGNRQEFTIEIGHVGRTVEKITNTVTVGGFYSICFDFGKIDVKELDAIKERVSVIKDTVNEESIYTDQVMGEILNSAGKTYFAQLDAFNSIMARAMKVSSVRQVSEAMTGYSPTVKYIFNTPVEVTGGSFYIDVDHDVMGVVSLEGKKQSERGYMITSGVIASALEHGIHEQIFKLPSVSAVKILTEASNRWIPIYTIGKDNIDRINELDVSEHVKTDITNAVNSGKIVIIPQKEIRYYNWQGAGYIVLDPETGAAGYMISGGLAGGSAAIDVMVALVSLTTLAWAIFDVLQISCALIAATNPLLAIIFYSLFVISTINLIMTLETIILYWETRDYEYASQLFGELILNIATFGVFKVIEYLVPGIMTLFKTVKNQLDEIAQIAEQFGDEVAEVAARYGPDAIEAIKRYGPDAARVINNYGDSAVKAMARGIDPALIEKMDSLAVKVNKLEKFKILSREAALKVVEVVETIKDYLKTSVGRVFEKIRSVYRIEDELDLTTVDGCEFGLSRAKLKKKLIEEGMSEDSAEESLKFLEEGCFTGDTIVITKEGKKRIDEIKIGDFVFAKDVNTGKTAYKKVKQIYVKSAEEIVHIKVGDDEVKTTKSHLFFTDSGWWEAAEDIKSGDKIVTQDGIMKVVYEVEVEKLSAPVKIYNLNIEDYHTYFVGSSGLLVHNDCTPEETKLWGKWLDVAEKFKIIEKEGFGKLDEGRKSFTQELDNVLIGNSLSKEEFLEYIKRFVHDEKEQKLPSEVRKILLKIRSSIPKPDEDTVLIRVLSPDDVMLNKYYINAENPSVSGFIACAADLEDTKTCEELVARLRLDYKDSPFPDHNKLSDINYNEISCYILVFKTKDVDKIKIPVSKNMFEDISDEELANLGIRKEHFILFEEDEELAKRYLSKPFTGTGFTAAGAGYSEHISNDVMYQMKDKAIPEYFVQFENPLSLKDGAFLIEMRGNKNMKVIARYSEAEKRFIHFEE
- a CDS encoding prenyltransferase/squalene oxidase repeat-containing protein, whose protein sequence is MSLRNIYANRILSILLFLSFFFLLLSNPLLPLAAESTQVDMNESINKAVRWLAQGMNWGDDYIQQIITASNIVKTLKKYKGTEEIIAKASEWLNLQETDNVDLIARVLPCISEEKRKQLISKIVELQNSDGGWGITNEYESDILDTCLVLDSLIEIEGHDHEIQRGVSYLISAQNADGSWGFIENTEGRIYATALARMVLVKYKEIYHVDIADVLDKSAQWLLTQKNENGLWGDLDTTVYLSTFVYKALYKDRWEEVKNIPEKIALLQQPNGSWENDAYITTIALDVLQSYIDEQKVELRDVKILVNGRETKQVKAKEFVEVLPIYQGKDIEVEVAIINPEHEKIFIPKDSLGRYFWFSDVNEEGIYSAEVVLKNKNGEVIASLVKNFNVEPFIKIKSAFIEVIPGVARLYSRITPKLRINLDAEVNIKDEITVRANVYDYNYNIIFNKEMMSRLQNGLNQIEIGAFEPNTKNEGEYNITVTLYYKEKEIIKRYYKFKVLKQLSSVFTSDEDFDRGIMRGVNHEEVHDQLQLNKSAEVFPYIWIANAGEGTLSKIDTRTGQEIARYRTGPDSSTSPSRTAIDKEGNCWVANRGNGTVVKIALSGGIDKNKNGKIDTSYDVNNNGRIDSNEILPWGEDEAVLAVVQVGSSNSIPRAVAIDKEDRVWVGLYNERKFVVLNSDGTKTGIEINVPYGPYGATIDSNGILWAATLGSAIMKIDTNNNTYVKSYSVGGTTYGIVVDKKGIVWSPSFTSSGGIIRFDPVTEQYSIHYGDGSYGRGVAVDNEGNIWAAYSGNHVLNKFSPDGKFLMSVKLYPNGQGPIGVGVDGEGYVWAVNYSTSNAAKIKTDGTIVGFYPVGASPYTYSDMTGFHLKNITAHEGTWTVIHDEGEENCRWKSISWHEKKPAGTDITVSAKAANTLEELESKPYIQVQNNVEIKDLIGRFVQVEVKLKTSNLETPILEDISINSYNRAPIADAGDDITVQAGSDGKAKVLLDGTGSYDPDGDNLTYKWIWDGGQAEGNQPEIILSEGTTKIMLVVNDGKVESEPDFVNVTVVGTNSLKTDLFTDKYEYERGETVNISIYGENSSNLKTQWKLRVDILDRNKNLVANVVNDIPVELYEGEKKNILCKWETGTTLAGYYIVRATWKKENVIAAVNECNFVIRPDGEIYNRVVTDKVEYCADEDVNITETIKNGSTNSIEKGLTVKTKIINLNGEEVWSKVTNIEEILQGETKTIKSSWNTSKSSLGDYTVVSEVYKGNEVIAKTTTMFRIIGSTYKGLRGELEVKPRVIRSTDDVIFDYVLTNTGNTEIGAITSQVKIINPVSMEMVDTLTENNINIGVGQSVYISNTWKHTPLKRGTYLVILDVVYDTEKVTLDSDYILVKGSEKLSSPAFGYTLFSSSSVNPLEIYVYEGCVNGDVHSNSNIQSAGTTLNINGTCSSVGVINTWFQTTNICNVLSNAPYVDIPNVVEEIRSKAQQSATTVNEMRIIDYGNGINIPGNVISESCIEVNGNDLTIGGYLISKNNISFNLRSVKSSCENGIVICSENGDINIHASEVELKGIIYAPNGTVYINVNKFKLTGRIYAKSIKITCLHFEATPTARDIEMLEP